The following proteins are co-located in the Paenibacillus sp. JNUCC32 genome:
- a CDS encoding ArsR/SmtB family transcription factor — MKWDKDAIFKALGDPTRRLMLDELSESNELTLYELTVRLIMKHNLSISRQAIAKHLAALEDAGLVITKRKGKYRVIIFNNEPLKNLLKGWIE, encoded by the coding sequence ATGAAGTGGGACAAAGACGCAATATTCAAAGCTCTTGGCGATCCAACACGGCGGCTTATGTTAGACGAACTATCCGAAAGCAATGAGCTGACGTTGTATGAACTTACGGTACGTCTCATCATGAAGCACAACCTTTCCATTTCGCGGCAAGCGATAGCTAAACATCTTGCTGCATTGGAAGATGCCGGACTCGTCATAACCAAGCGTAAGGGGAAATATCGAGTCATTATCTTTAACAACGAACCACTGAAGAATTTGCTGAAAGGATGGATAGAGTAA
- a CDS encoding helveticin J family class III bacteriocin has translation MFQERFALSGKNLKIFTSFVLAIILLIMPVLPAAAASPGKTVNASAKLAYNLKGLKHNVAVQKAYIADKYVYVTQRSKGTCYLSRLLISGKDAKYVDEMTVTNTGHCQTLDMYTYKGEHYFYFSSKADSSTKQFWSLQVARLKYKAGSKVDYTKLDRFVYMNYANKTGKRLGTTYRVDGGGNSKYTFFRVQTKEKTVTWSIYSTAALNKLLDSKKQVRMDSAAAVKASIASFTQSGNRIIRPNGSFQGADMLGSSKIYTSGGAEGQTPQIAMMTSSGAYKSLVKITNVGKHEIEGVQTKNGKVYFTIVTDPKNKKNTQKIYYVPDTIF, from the coding sequence ATGTTTCAGGAGCGCTTTGCTCTCAGCGGTAAGAACTTAAAGATTTTTACATCGTTCGTTCTCGCCATTATTTTACTTATCATGCCGGTCCTGCCGGCTGCAGCTGCATCACCAGGCAAAACCGTGAATGCTTCGGCTAAGCTGGCCTATAATCTTAAAGGGCTTAAGCACAATGTGGCCGTTCAAAAAGCATATATTGCAGACAAGTATGTTTACGTTACGCAGCGGTCTAAGGGTACATGCTATCTTTCCAGGCTGCTTATTAGCGGGAAAGACGCGAAGTACGTTGACGAAATGACCGTCACCAATACCGGCCATTGTCAAACGCTTGATATGTATACGTACAAAGGGGAACATTATTTCTACTTCAGTTCCAAAGCCGATTCTTCCACTAAGCAATTCTGGTCCCTCCAAGTGGCAAGACTAAAATATAAGGCGGGATCAAAGGTCGATTATACGAAGCTGGACCGGTTCGTCTATATGAATTATGCCAACAAGACCGGCAAACGATTAGGCACAACCTATAGGGTCGACGGCGGCGGCAACAGCAAATATACGTTCTTCCGCGTACAAACCAAGGAAAAGACCGTCACCTGGTCCATATATAGCACAGCGGCCCTGAACAAGCTTCTGGACAGCAAAAAGCAGGTTCGAATGGATAGTGCCGCAGCGGTAAAAGCGAGCATAGCGAGTTTCACTCAATCCGGCAATCGTATTATTAGACCGAATGGATCGTTTCAAGGTGCAGATATGCTGGGGAGCTCCAAAATTTACACTTCGGGAGGTGCCGAAGGCCAAACCCCGCAGATCGCCATGATGACCAGCTCGGGCGCCTACAAGAGCCTGGTGAAAATTACGAATGTGGGAAAGCATGAAATCGAGGGCGTTCAGACCAAGAACGGGAAGGTTTACTTTACGATCGTGACGGATCCCAAGAACAAGAAAAACACGCAGAAAATTTACTATGTGCCGGATACGATTTTTTAA
- a CDS encoding DeoR/GlpR family DNA-binding transcription regulator, which translates to MLAHDRHQQIMKLLHEIQSVKTTDLIAQFGVSFETIRRDLEYLEQEGFLKRVHGGATLPAADYQKELPFTVREMKRLQEKRELAQIALRYVEEGQSLFMDVSTTNTEFAKALMTRFDRLTILTNSFQIASILMEKPHFTIIFVGGVVRNSEHCVVGDFAESFVTQFHADLFFMSVSGISLTEGLTDYGLSEIQLKKKMLARAHKVIVLADSSKFNAVSLTPVCGLDQIERIVTDSGLGHDVLEQYREAGVNIDC; encoded by the coding sequence ATGCTTGCACATGATCGGCATCAACAAATCATGAAACTGCTTCACGAAATCCAATCGGTCAAGACAACGGATTTAATCGCGCAATTCGGAGTTTCTTTCGAGACGATTCGAAGAGACCTGGAATATCTGGAACAAGAGGGCTTCTTAAAAAGGGTTCATGGCGGGGCAACCTTGCCGGCAGCGGACTATCAGAAAGAACTGCCTTTTACCGTGCGGGAAATGAAGAGGCTTCAAGAGAAACGGGAGTTGGCCCAGATTGCCCTCCGCTACGTGGAAGAAGGGCAATCCTTGTTCATGGATGTAAGCACCACCAATACCGAATTCGCCAAGGCCTTGATGACGCGCTTTGATCGATTGACGATACTGACCAATTCCTTTCAGATCGCATCGATACTTATGGAGAAACCTCATTTCACGATCATCTTTGTCGGTGGGGTGGTCCGTAACTCGGAACATTGCGTGGTCGGCGATTTTGCCGAATCCTTTGTCACTCAGTTTCATGCCGACCTTTTCTTTATGAGCGTGAGCGGCATATCCCTGACCGAAGGCTTGACGGATTATGGGTTAAGCGAGATTCAATTGAAGAAGAAAATGCTGGCCCGGGCACACAAGGTCATCGTGCTTGCAGACAGCAGTAAATTTAACGCGGTTTCGCTCACACCGGTCTGCGGATTGGATCAGATTGAACGGATTGTGACGGACTCCGGGCTAGGGCATGATGTCCTTGAACAATATCGGGAGGCAGGGGTCAACATCGATTGCTAA
- the modA gene encoding molybdate ABC transporter substrate-binding protein has product MIKPAKISVVLSLVLSMILVMAGCGTAAKDHIDSQAADKSTPTLAAAETVELTVSAAASMTDALKEIQEDYKTKNPNITLNFNFGASGALQQQIEQGAPADLFLSAAAKNMEALVDKQLIDANQQKNVLSNELVAVVSADGQVPVASFADLSKSELKNIAIGIPESVPAGSYAKEALTKTNFWDSLQSKIVQGKDVRQVLQYVETGNADVGFVYKTDALTSDKVKVAFAVDPATYTPVEYPIGIVKATKHRKEAEDFYTYLQTQEALDVFVKYGFSVPN; this is encoded by the coding sequence ATGATTAAACCGGCAAAGATTAGCGTGGTTTTATCTCTTGTATTATCCATGATATTAGTAATGGCGGGTTGCGGTACGGCAGCAAAAGATCATATCGATTCTCAAGCTGCGGATAAGAGTACGCCAACTTTGGCAGCAGCGGAGACGGTTGAATTGACCGTATCTGCGGCAGCAAGCATGACAGATGCTCTAAAGGAAATCCAGGAGGATTATAAAACGAAGAATCCAAATATCACATTAAATTTTAATTTTGGCGCATCCGGCGCATTGCAGCAGCAGATTGAGCAGGGAGCACCAGCCGACTTGTTCCTGTCAGCCGCAGCCAAGAACATGGAAGCGCTCGTGGATAAACAACTGATTGATGCAAATCAACAAAAAAATGTACTTAGCAATGAGTTGGTGGCTGTCGTGTCTGCGGATGGACAAGTACCGGTTGCAAGCTTTGCCGACTTGTCCAAGTCCGAACTAAAGAACATTGCCATTGGCATTCCAGAAAGTGTGCCTGCGGGAAGCTACGCTAAAGAGGCCCTTACAAAAACGAACTTCTGGGATTCGCTCCAATCCAAGATCGTACAAGGTAAAGACGTACGTCAAGTTCTTCAATATGTAGAAACGGGTAATGCGGATGTCGGGTTTGTGTATAAAACGGACGCATTAACCTCTGACAAAGTGAAGGTTGCATTTGCTGTGGATCCCGCAACATACACGCCTGTTGAATATCCGATTGGAATCGTAAAGGCAACGAAACATCGAAAAGAGGCTGAGGATTTCTACACTTATTTGCAGACTCAAGAAGCGCTGGACGTCTTTGTGAAGTACGGATTTTCCGTTCCGAATTGA
- a CDS encoding helix-turn-helix transcriptional regulator encodes MSNDMSYTTEEIAKLLKISKLTVYDLIKKGELPSYRVGKQMRVDAADLEAYKQRTRTVPVSNQPVEALSPSPIQPPTFTSGNRPIVITGHDISLDILAKHMEQTIPAIRPLRSFVGSLDSLISMYRGESDIVSTHLLDGDTGEYNLPYIRKLLVGSSYVVVNLLSRNAGLYVQPGNPFGLKRWSDLDRSGLRFVNREKGSGARVLLDEQLRLHGINPQQLSGYDHIQTNHLGVATKVATGEADVGVGIEKAASIIGQIDFIPLIQERYDLVILKTTWSQTWIPALLQILQSDTFQKELRSIPGFDVSRTGEVLFET; translated from the coding sequence ATGTCCAATGACATGTCTTATACAACGGAGGAAATTGCCAAGCTCTTAAAAATATCCAAACTTACCGTGTATGATCTAATCAAAAAAGGGGAGCTGCCCTCTTATCGGGTCGGCAAACAAATGCGGGTGGATGCTGCTGACCTGGAGGCCTACAAACAAAGAACGAGAACGGTTCCGGTATCCAACCAACCTGTTGAGGCGCTTTCGCCTTCACCTATCCAACCGCCTACATTCACCAGTGGGAATCGCCCGATCGTCATTACTGGTCATGACATTAGCCTAGACATTTTGGCCAAACATATGGAACAAACAATCCCCGCCATTCGGCCCTTGCGTTCATTTGTCGGCAGCCTCGACAGCTTAATCTCTATGTACAGAGGCGAGTCGGATATCGTCAGCACGCACCTCTTGGACGGAGATACAGGAGAGTACAATCTTCCATATATTCGAAAGCTGCTCGTTGGTTCTTCCTATGTGGTCGTCAATCTTCTTTCCAGAAATGCAGGGTTATATGTCCAGCCGGGGAACCCCTTCGGTCTTAAAAGGTGGTCTGATTTAGACCGTTCCGGGCTGCGATTCGTGAATCGCGAGAAGGGATCAGGCGCCCGCGTGTTGCTCGACGAACAGCTCCGCCTTCACGGAATCAATCCGCAGCAGCTTTCCGGCTATGATCATATACAGACCAATCATCTCGGTGTGGCGACGAAAGTTGCTACCGGTGAAGCCGATGTTGGCGTAGGCATTGAGAAAGCAGCCTCAATAATCGGTCAAATTGATTTTATTCCTTTGATTCAGGAGCGTTATGATCTTGTGATACTTAAAACCACGTGGAGTCAGACTTGGATTCCCGCCCTTTTGCAAATTCTGCAATCGGACACCTTCCAAAAGGAGCTGCGTTCGATTCCGGGGTTTGATGTATCCCGTACGGGAGAAGTCCTGTTTGAGACTTGA
- a CDS encoding metallophosphoesterase family protein gives MNKRNQDGENRKGDVLLRFQVITDTHVKADPGHSYNCNLARALEDIKRMAPDSDGIMHAGDLTDQGSTEEYAEFRRIWREHGAGLPVSYFAAGNHDVGLGHWPSRLGAYLDATGMRGPYHDHWVNGYHFIFLGTEEGLELFASLSETQLTWLDTKLTESKNPVQPAFVFLHQPLKDTVAGSYESQRWYGVAQDEALKKVLAKHRHAILFTGHTHWELEAQHTMFDGQEQLPYMFNGSSVAYLWTDKDEHKDGSQGLFVEVYADRVIVRGRDFAAGKWLENVRFECNIPEQSE, from the coding sequence TTGAACAAGCGAAATCAAGATGGAGAAAACCGGAAGGGGGACGTGCTGCTCCGATTTCAGGTTATCACCGATACGCACGTGAAGGCGGACCCTGGACATAGCTACAATTGTAATTTGGCGAGGGCACTAGAAGATATTAAACGAATGGCGCCGGACAGTGACGGCATTATGCACGCAGGCGATTTAACCGACCAGGGGAGTACGGAGGAATATGCGGAGTTTCGCAGAATATGGCGGGAGCATGGCGCAGGATTGCCGGTCAGTTATTTTGCTGCAGGCAATCACGATGTCGGTCTGGGGCATTGGCCTTCACGTTTGGGAGCTTATCTGGATGCCACGGGGATGAGGGGACCCTATCACGATCATTGGGTGAATGGGTACCACTTTATCTTCCTCGGAACCGAGGAGGGGCTGGAACTGTTTGCTTCCTTGTCCGAAACTCAGCTGACATGGCTCGATACTAAGCTAACCGAGAGCAAGAATCCGGTTCAACCGGCTTTCGTCTTCCTGCATCAGCCGCTCAAAGACACGGTTGCAGGATCTTATGAGTCGCAGCGGTGGTACGGCGTTGCTCAGGACGAAGCGCTCAAGAAAGTTTTGGCTAAACACCGGCATGCCATCCTGTTCACGGGCCATACTCACTGGGAGCTGGAGGCTCAGCATACGATGTTCGATGGTCAGGAACAACTGCCTTATATGTTTAACGGATCCTCTGTCGCGTACCTATGGACGGATAAAGACGAACATAAAGATGGGAGTCAAGGGCTGTTCGTCGAGGTTTATGCAGATCGTGTAATCGTCAGAGGCCGGGATTTCGCTGCAGGCAAGTGGCTGGAGAATGTCCGGTTTGAATGTAACATCCCTGAGCAATCCGAATAA
- a CDS encoding GyrI-like domain-containing protein — MENYTLEEKDSFIVLGIGTELKSDYTDYAGINKEKTEFWESVKQDGRLDTLKAIAANDYIFAVNEAVNNKMMYYAGVMTEESLPEATRVIQFPKGEYLVVKGEGKTADELSNKLTGIAFGQVLPSAKDFAYVGGPNATVEMEERDGFVCGELWIPVVRK; from the coding sequence ATGGAGAATTATACGCTTGAGGAAAAAGACAGCTTTATCGTATTAGGTATTGGAACCGAACTTAAAAGCGATTACACGGATTATGCCGGCATCAACAAGGAAAAAACGGAATTTTGGGAGTCGGTGAAGCAAGATGGAAGGCTTGATACCTTAAAGGCCATAGCTGCGAATGATTACATTTTTGCCGTAAACGAGGCGGTCAATAACAAGATGATGTATTATGCCGGCGTCATGACGGAGGAGTCGTTACCAGAGGCCACTAGAGTTATTCAATTTCCTAAAGGGGAATACCTCGTTGTAAAAGGGGAAGGGAAAACGGCGGATGAGCTGAGCAATAAACTTACCGGCATTGCCTTTGGTCAAGTATTGCCGTCAGCCAAGGATTTTGCCTATGTCGGCGGGCCGAATGCAACGGTGGAGATGGAAGAGCGGGACGGCTTCGTATGTGGCGAATTGTGGATTCCCGTCGTAAGGAAATAA
- a CDS encoding VOC family protein, which produces MKIIVTSIFVQDQDRALEFYSEKLGFVKKEDVPVGEFRWITLVSPDVQDGTELLLEPNEHPAAKEYQKKIFAEGIPATMFGVEDIRKEYERLREKGVKFTMEPTKMGELTIAVFDDTCGNLIQIVQK; this is translated from the coding sequence ATGAAAATCATTGTAACCAGTATATTCGTGCAGGATCAAGACAGGGCGCTGGAGTTTTATTCAGAGAAGCTCGGATTTGTTAAAAAGGAAGATGTTCCTGTCGGAGAATTCAGGTGGATAACGCTTGTTTCGCCCGATGTTCAAGACGGTACCGAGCTTTTGCTCGAACCGAACGAGCATCCTGCCGCAAAGGAGTATCAAAAGAAGATCTTTGCCGAAGGCATCCCGGCAACCATGTTTGGCGTTGAAGATATTCGCAAAGAGTACGAGCGGTTAAGGGAAAAAGGCGTGAAGTTTACGATGGAACCGACAAAAATGGGCGAACTCACAATAGCTGTCTTTGACGATACCTGCGGGAACCTTATTCAGATCGTGCAGAAGTAA
- the modB gene encoding molybdate ABC transporter permease subunit produces the protein MNWNEFWLPIKLSLQVSVLSSLTVVLLGVAAAWWMSHKSFKGKTVLETAFMLPLVLPPTVVGFVLLVILGRKSWFGQWIEWLFDAPVIFTWWAAVIASVVVAFPLVYQTMKVGFSSVQRDVEEAARSNGANEWQVFRYITLPLTYRSLVTAYILGFARGLGEFGATLMIAGNIPGKTQTIPTAIFVAVDAGNTTMAWAWTASMIMISFIMLLLTRRSDQ, from the coding sequence ATGAATTGGAACGAATTCTGGTTACCGATTAAACTGTCGCTACAGGTTTCCGTATTGTCCAGCCTAACGGTTGTCCTGCTTGGAGTGGCTGCTGCCTGGTGGATGTCACACAAATCCTTTAAAGGGAAAACGGTTCTTGAGACCGCCTTTATGCTCCCTTTAGTTCTTCCGCCAACCGTGGTTGGTTTTGTACTGTTGGTCATACTTGGTCGAAAAAGCTGGTTTGGGCAATGGATAGAATGGCTCTTTGACGCGCCCGTCATTTTTACTTGGTGGGCTGCCGTGATCGCTTCGGTCGTCGTAGCCTTCCCGCTCGTCTACCAAACGATGAAGGTGGGATTTTCTTCTGTCCAACGGGATGTCGAGGAAGCAGCTCGATCAAACGGAGCTAACGAATGGCAGGTCTTCAGGTATATAACGCTTCCTTTGACTTATCGCTCGTTGGTAACTGCCTATATTCTTGGATTTGCTCGTGGACTTGGTGAATTCGGGGCGACGTTAATGATAGCAGGCAATATTCCGGGCAAAACACAGACCATTCCTACAGCCATATTCGTTGCGGTTGATGCGGGCAATACGACGATGGCATGGGCGTGGACAGCATCCATGATCATGATTTCCTTTATAATGTTGCTTCTTACAAGACGAAGTGATCAATAA
- the ppsA gene encoding phosphoenolpyruvate synthase, with the protein MRSLVLDFQDMEQNQLLLVGGKGMNLGELAKIEGIHVPEGFCVTTAGYQKAIEQNETYHDLLGQLAMLKAEDRERIGEVGRKIRQIIMDAEIPADVVKAVTHYLSRYGEEHAYAVRSSATAEDLPHASFAGQQDTYLNIIGTEAVLKHISKCWASLFTDRAVIYRMQNGFDHSQVYLSVIVQRMVFPQASGILFTADPITSNRKLLSIDASFGLGEALVSGLVSADCYKVQDEVIVDKRIAAKTLAIYGRQEGGTKTQSIAPDQQKIQTLTEQQILRLARIGRQIEAYFGRPQDIEWCLADDVFYIVQSRPITTLYPIPEASDQENRVYISVGHQQMMTDPMKPLGLSFFLLTTPAPMRKAGGRLFVDVTHHLASPNSREFLLNSMEQHDPLMKDALMTIIDRGDFIKSLPVDKKEASPVKSSNAMPSAGAPPQFENEPTIVNDLIQRSQTSIEELKHNIGTKSGTDLFDFILEDIQQLKKILFDPQSSAVFMAAMNASSWINEKMNEWLGEKNAADTLSQSVPHNITSEMGLALLDVADAIRPYPEVIDYLQKVKHDDFLDELVTFDGGREARDAIRDFLSKYGMRCAGEIDITRTRWSEKPATLVPLILGNIKNFEPNASHRKFEQGRQEALNKEQELLERLSRLPDGEQKAAETKRMIDLIRNFIGYREYPKYGMVNRYFVYKQALLKEAEQLVETGVIHDREDIYYLSFEELHDAVRTNKLDYRMINKRKDEYKLYEKLTPPRVITSDGEIIVGEYKRENIPAEAIVGLPVSSGVIEGRARVILNMEDADLEEGDILVTAFTDPSWTPLFVSIKGLITEVGGLMTHGAVIAREYGLPAVVGVENATKRIKDGQRIRVNGTEGYVEIL; encoded by the coding sequence ATGCGTTCTTTGGTTCTCGATTTTCAAGACATGGAACAAAACCAGCTGTTGCTCGTTGGCGGAAAAGGAATGAATCTAGGAGAATTAGCAAAAATCGAAGGAATACACGTACCGGAAGGATTTTGTGTTACAACCGCGGGATATCAAAAAGCCATCGAACAAAACGAAACCTATCATGATTTGCTGGGACAGCTAGCCATGCTAAAAGCAGAGGATCGGGAGCGAATTGGTGAAGTCGGCAGGAAGATCAGGCAAATCATTATGGACGCAGAGATTCCTGCCGACGTCGTGAAAGCCGTAACTCATTATCTCTCTCGGTATGGCGAGGAACATGCTTATGCCGTGCGTTCCAGTGCGACAGCTGAAGATTTACCGCATGCCTCCTTTGCCGGTCAACAGGACACCTATTTAAATATCATCGGGACAGAGGCCGTCTTGAAGCATATCAGTAAATGCTGGGCATCCCTATTCACGGATCGCGCCGTGATCTACCGGATGCAAAATGGATTTGACCACAGTCAAGTTTATTTATCCGTGATCGTTCAAAGGATGGTTTTCCCGCAGGCTTCAGGGATACTATTCACGGCAGACCCGATAACATCCAATCGAAAGCTGCTGTCCATCGATGCCAGCTTTGGACTTGGAGAAGCGCTGGTCTCCGGTTTGGTATCTGCCGATTGTTACAAAGTACAGGATGAGGTCATCGTCGATAAGAGGATAGCCGCCAAAACATTGGCGATCTATGGACGACAGGAGGGCGGAACAAAGACCCAGTCGATTGCCCCCGATCAGCAAAAGATCCAAACCCTTACCGAACAACAAATTTTACGGCTGGCACGCATCGGAAGACAGATTGAAGCTTATTTCGGCCGGCCGCAAGATATCGAATGGTGCCTGGCCGATGACGTGTTTTATATCGTTCAGAGCCGGCCGATCACGACGTTATACCCGATTCCTGAAGCGAGTGATCAAGAAAATCGCGTCTATATCTCTGTTGGTCATCAACAAATGATGACGGATCCCATGAAACCGCTGGGATTGTCTTTTTTCCTGCTAACGACTCCTGCACCCATGCGCAAAGCCGGCGGAAGATTGTTTGTTGATGTCACACATCATCTGGCATCGCCTAACAGCAGAGAATTTTTATTAAATAGCATGGAACAACACGATCCGCTCATGAAAGACGCACTTATGACCATCATAGATCGAGGAGATTTTATAAAATCGTTACCCGTTGATAAAAAAGAAGCGAGTCCCGTTAAAAGCAGTAATGCTATGCCGTCTGCCGGTGCCCCCCCACAATTCGAAAACGAGCCGACAATCGTTAATGATCTGATTCAACGAAGTCAAACATCGATCGAAGAGTTAAAACATAACATCGGGACGAAATCCGGGACGGATTTATTTGATTTCATTCTGGAAGATATCCAGCAATTGAAGAAGATTCTGTTCGACCCGCAAAGTTCGGCTGTCTTTATGGCTGCCATGAATGCTTCATCATGGATCAACGAAAAAATGAACGAGTGGCTAGGTGAAAAAAACGCAGCAGACACGCTTTCTCAGTCTGTACCCCATAATATTACTTCGGAAATGGGTCTGGCGCTGCTCGATGTCGCAGATGCGATTCGTCCTTATCCGGAAGTCATTGATTATTTGCAGAAAGTCAAACATGATGACTTTTTGGATGAGCTGGTTACGTTTGATGGCGGGCGTGAAGCCCGAGACGCGATTCGTGATTTTCTCAGCAAATACGGGATGCGATGTGCCGGAGAAATCGATATCACTAGAACTCGTTGGAGCGAAAAACCCGCTACGCTCGTCCCGTTGATTCTGGGTAACATCAAAAACTTTGAGCCTAATGCCAGCCATCGAAAGTTTGAGCAAGGACGACAGGAAGCGCTGAACAAAGAACAAGAACTCCTGGAACGATTAAGCCGATTGCCGGATGGTGAACAAAAAGCCGCAGAAACCAAACGAATGATCGACCTTATCCGGAATTTCATTGGTTATCGGGAGTATCCGAAATACGGCATGGTTAATCGCTACTTCGTATATAAGCAGGCTTTACTGAAAGAAGCCGAACAACTCGTAGAAACGGGCGTTATTCATGACAGAGAAGATATATATTATCTCTCTTTTGAAGAACTTCACGATGCCGTACGCACAAATAAATTGGATTACCGAATGATCAACAAACGAAAAGACGAGTACAAATTATATGAAAAACTGACTCCTCCGCGTGTGATCACATCGGATGGCGAGATCATTGTTGGTGAGTACAAACGGGAAAATATTCCTGCTGAAGCCATTGTAGGGCTGCCAGTTTCTTCGGGCGTTATTGAGGGAAGAGCACGTGTCATCTTAAACATGGAAGACGCTGATCTGGAGGAAGGAGACATCTTAGTCACTGCTTTTACGGACCCTAGCTGGACGCCATTGTTTGTATCCATTAAAGGATTGATCACCGAAGTGGGCGGACTGATGACCCACGGAGCCGTTATTGCGCGTGAATATGGATTGCCTGCCGTAGTCGGCGTCGAGAACGCAACCAAAAGGATCAAGGATGGACAGCGCATTCGCGTGAATGGAACAGAGGGGTATGTGGAAATATTATAA
- a CDS encoding DMT family transporter, giving the protein MLAKSSGNKQLFLFMIYIPTTLMLLPGFMIEIVTANPPMSGYLLLFLSVFIQGGYAYFLSKSLTYGDLSQVYPMMRGISTFLLPLCGVILLNERLSVWGWLGLGLIAFGFFLSSGIFMRKQRFHAPHRVLFYTAAVGLCTMAYVMVDKVNLQHFSPTLLLEISNIGFMLGLAPFIRFGEIRWVREIREHGKWLAVGAVLSPGSYLLFLFAMSMSPLIYIAPLREIGTVFGTLLGVLLLKEGQGGLRIVSAGIIFIGILLVGMLGI; this is encoded by the coding sequence ATGTTGGCAAAGTCGAGTGGGAATAAGCAGTTGTTTTTATTTATGATTTATATCCCCACCACGCTTATGCTGCTCCCGGGCTTTATGATCGAAATCGTCACTGCGAATCCACCCATGTCGGGTTATCTTTTGTTATTCCTGTCCGTATTCATTCAAGGGGGATATGCCTATTTCTTGTCCAAGTCCTTAACCTATGGCGACCTATCCCAGGTCTACCCGATGATGAGAGGCATTTCCACTTTCTTGTTGCCTCTTTGCGGAGTCATTCTCCTGAACGAGCGGTTATCCGTCTGGGGATGGCTGGGACTCGGATTGATTGCATTTGGCTTCTTTCTATCAAGCGGCATCTTTATGAGGAAGCAAAGATTTCATGCCCCTCACAGGGTTCTTTTCTATACTGCAGCCGTGGGGCTTTGCACAATGGCGTACGTGATGGTAGACAAAGTGAATCTGCAGCATTTTTCGCCAACGCTGCTTTTGGAAATATCCAATATCGGATTTATGCTGGGGCTGGCCCCGTTTATCCGTTTTGGCGAAATCCGCTGGGTAAGAGAGATAAGAGAACATGGAAAATGGCTTGCAGTTGGCGCGGTCCTTTCTCCAGGTTCATATTTGTTGTTCTTGTTTGCCATGAGTATGTCCCCGTTAATATACATAGCGCCTCTTCGAGAGATTGGAACCGTATTCGGCACCTTGCTGGGCGTATTGCTGCTGAAGGAAGGTCAAGGAGGGCTGCGGATCGTATCGGCCGGCATTATCTTTATCGGAATCTTACTCGTAGGCATGCTGGGCATATGA